The DNA region CGCTGCCGATGGATGTGCTGGACCAGCGGGTCACCGATTGGATTGCTGCACAGAAAAAGTAGCGTCTCTGATAATTAGTTAAAGGGCACTCTGGTAGCCTTTCTATATGAGCGACGAAACGTACGAGGTTATGACACCTGCTCCGGTGATGCCCGGACTGCGGGTAGCGATTCTGGGCACGGGTAAGATGGGCGGCATTCTGTTGCAGGCCTTTCTGAAGAACAATCTCGTGTCTCCAGAGCAGATCTTTGCCACCGTGCATCATCCGGAACGAGCGCAGGCGCTGTCCGCGCAGTTTGGGGTGGAGGTCACCACGGATAATCTGGCCGCGGCGCAGCAGGCGGACGTGATTCTCCTGGGCGTGAAGCCGATTCAGGTACCGGGTGTCATTGAGCAGATCAAATCGGCGCTCTCTCCGGATAAGCTTGTCCTTTCGTTTGCAGCTTCGGTAACAACGCGGAGCATCGAGGATAGCGCCGGGCATGATCTCGGAGTGATTCGCGCGATGCCGAACACGCCTGCTATGTTGGCTGCGGGAATTACGGCCCTTTGCGCTGGCAGATTTGTTTCAACAGGACAGATGGCGATCGCCCAGCGCATCTTTCAGACCGTTGGGCGGACGGTGGTCGTCGATGAAAAGCATATGGACGCGGTTACCGGCCTCTCAGGTTCGGGACCAGCCTTTTTGTACATCATCATCGAGGCGCTGGCCGAGGCAGGCGTGAATGTTGGATTGCCTCGCGATATCGCCACTCTGCTGGCGGCACAGACTACGCTCGGCTCGGCGAGAATGGTGCTGGAGACGGGATATCATCCAGCACTACTCAAGGATGCAGTAACTACTCCTGCGGGATGCACGGTCGACGGGATTCTCGAACTGGAAGAAGGCGGCTTGCGAGTGACTTTAATCAAGGCCGTCAAGCGGGCCACGCAGCGGGCGAAGGAACTGGCTAACGGCTGACGAATATCGGCCATCGATTTTGCGCTGCGTAGAATGAGGATATGGCAACGGTTGCAGCTATGGCAGGGAAGCGGATTCCGAAGGCACTCGTTGG from Edaphobacter paludis includes:
- the proC gene encoding pyrroline-5-carboxylate reductase, which produces MSDETYEVMTPAPVMPGLRVAILGTGKMGGILLQAFLKNNLVSPEQIFATVHHPERAQALSAQFGVEVTTDNLAAAQQADVILLGVKPIQVPGVIEQIKSALSPDKLVLSFAASVTTRSIEDSAGHDLGVIRAMPNTPAMLAAGITALCAGRFVSTGQMAIAQRIFQTVGRTVVVDEKHMDAVTGLSGSGPAFLYIIIEALAEAGVNVGLPRDIATLLAAQTTLGSARMVLETGYHPALLKDAVTTPAGCTVDGILELEEGGLRVTLIKAVKRATQRAKELANG